The Myxococcales bacterium genome includes the window CGCCGCCTCGAACTCGTTGGCCGCCAGAGCTGGGCGTAGGAGATCTTGGCGTCGCTCCACGCGACCAGGCGCTGCCACAGCGGGTTGGTGGGGTCCTTCGCGAGGATCTGCGTGCGGATCGCGCGCGCGGTGCCGTAGCCGTCGAGCGCACCGCGCACGTCGCCGCGCCACAGGCGCGCGTCGGCCAGCCGGAAGTGGATGCGCGACACGTCGATCTGCCAGCTGGCGTTGGTGGGATCCTTCGCGACCAGGATCGAGTGGTTGGCGAGCGCCTGCTCGAGGAGCTGGGTGGCGTTGCGGGCGTCGCCCTTGTCGACGAGCGCCAGGCCCCAGCTCGACAGCGCCAGGCCCCGCTCGCGCCGCCACGCGGCGTTGCCGGGATCGCGGCGCAGCAGGCCGTCGAGCGTCGCCACCGCCTTGCTGTAGGTGGCCTCGGCCGAGGTGATCTCGCCCAGCTCCTTCTGCAGGTCGGCGACCTGCATGCGGGCCTTGACCAGATCGAGCTGCCGGCTCGAGTTCTCGGGCTCGGCCGACGCGACCTCGGCGCGCAAGCTCTCGCACGCGCGGTACTCGGCCAGCGCGCCGGCCGAGTCGCCGCGGGCCTGGAGCGTCGACGCGATCTTGAGGTGGCTGGTGGCCAGGTCGCCGCGCGCGGCCACGTCGCCGATCCCGGCGCTGACCGCGGCGTCGACCACGCGCTGCCGGGCCGTCATCGCCGCCTGGTACTCGCCGAACGCGACGTCGATCTGGCCCTGGTTGCGGACCACGTCGCCGATCAGATCGCGGGCGACGGCGCTGCCCAGGAGCGCGGCGCGATCGTCGGGGCGGCTGAGCAGGATGTCCTCGTAGTGACCGAGCGCGCTGCGGTAGGTCTCGACCTCGCCGACGAACTGGCCGCGCGCGTGCAGCACCCGGCCGACCTCGACCAGCATCTCGCCCAGGATGCGTCGCCGATCGAGCGTGCGCGGGTGCGCGGCGCGCGCGCCAGCAGGCCCTCGAGCTGGGTCCGGCCCTCGCTCAGGGTCACGGCCGCCGAGTCGAGATCGCCGCGCTCCTCCTCGGCCTGGCCCAGCGTGTACAGGGCGATCGCCAGCCGCTCGCGATCGTCGTCGGTGATGCCGGTGGGGCTGCGCGCCAGCTGCTGGTAGTAGTCGCGGACCTGCGCGCCGATGCCGGCCAGCAGATCCTTGCGGCCGATCGCGCCGAGCCGGTTGCGCATGTCGCTGATCAGGTAGTCGACGACGCCCTCGGCCGCGGCCCGGCGCTGATCGGCGAGCTGCCGCTGGGCCTCGGCCCGATCGCGCTCGACCACGATCCGCCGCAGCGCCAGCGTGCCGAGCGCGACGAACGCGACGAACGCGACCGCGGCGATCGCGACCGCGGCCCGGTGCCGGCGCACGAACCGCGCGACCCGCTCGCGCAGCGAGTAGCGGTGCGCGGCCACCAGCTTGCCGGTCTGGAACCGGCGCAGCTCCTCGGCCAGCGCCTGCGCGGTCGGGTAGCGATCGCCGGGCTCGTGGGCCATCGCGCGGGCGATGATCGCGATCAGATCGGCCGGCGCGTCGGGCGCCCGGGTCGCGAGCGGCTCGACCTTGCCCTCGATCGCCGCGGCGATCACGTCGGTGGCGGTCTTGGCGGCGTAGGGCGGGGCCCCGGCCAGCAGGTGGTAGAGCATCGCGCCGAGGCTGAAGACGTCGGCGCGCTCGTCGACGACCTCGCCCCGGGCCTGCTCGGGCGGCATGTAGGCCGGCGTCCCCATCACCGCGCCGGCCACCGTCAGGGCCGGCTCGTCGGACGTGGTCGGGCTGCGCGGGCGCGGCTGGTCGCGCTCGGTGCGCGTCCCCGGCAGCGAGTCGGTCGAGTCGTCGTCGAGATCCTTGGCCAGGCCCCAGTCGATGACGACGATCTCGCCGAAGTCGCCCACCAGCACGTTGGCCGGCTTGAGGTCGCGGTGGACCATCCGCTTGGAGTGGGCGTAGGCGATCGCGTCGACCGCGGCGGTGATCGTCGCGAGCAGCGCCAGGCGCTGCTCCAGGGTCCGGGCCTCGGCGATCGCGCGATCGAGCGGGCGCCCGCTGACCAGCTTCATCGCGTAGAACGGCTCGCCGGACGGCCAGCGCCCGGCCTGGTAGACCGGCACGATCGCCGGGTGCTGGAGGCGGGCGGTGATCAGCGCCTCGCGCCGGAACCGCGCGGCGTGCTCGGGATCGGCGTGGAGCAGCTCCTTGAGCGCCACCGGCCGCCCGAGGATGCGATCGTGGGCGGCGATGATGCGGCCCATGCCGCCGCGGGCGACCTCGCGCTCGGACACGTACTGCCCGGGGTCGGTGATCGGCAGGTCGTCCATGGCGATCGTCGCGTCGGCGCGCGGATCGCCGCCCCCGGCGATCGTGTCCTGGTACGACTCGACGCCCAGCGAGCGCCGGGCCGTGGGCGGACCGCCGTCGACGCTCGGCACCGGCGGGCGCTGGCTGGTGACCGGCGCGATCGTGGGTGCGAACGCTTCTGGATCGCTGGGCGGCGGATCGCCGGCGCTCATCTGCTAGCAATGTAGCGCCGATGTCGCCTCCACTCCACGTCGTGCGGGCCGGGACCGCGGGCCCCGCGCTCGTCCTCGTCCACGGCAGCGCCACCGACGCCGCCACCTGGACCATCCAGCTGGCGTCGTCCCTGACCAGCCGCTACCGCGTGATCGCGTACGATCGCCGGGGCGCCGGGCGCTCGGCCAACCGGCCGGGCGTGGCCTGGCACTCGATCGACGACCACGCCGCCGACCTGGCCGAGCTGATCGCCGCCGCGGGGCCGCCGGCGCTGGTGGCGGGCTCGAGCTGCGGCGCGGCGGTGGCGCTCGAGCTGTGTCGCCGGTCGCCGGCGCTGGTGCGCGGCGCGATCTTGATCGAGCCGCCGCTGGCCCCCGACGACGCCACGCCGTCGGTGCCGCCCGGCTTCCTGGTCGCGCTCGACGACCTGGCCGCGACCGGCGGGCCCGAGGCCGCGGCCGAGCGCTTCTTGATCACCGTGCTGGGCGAGGCGGCGTGGGCGCGGCTGCCGCGCCTGTTCCGCGCGCGCACCCGGCGCGAGTGGCCGCAGATCCGCGGCGACTGCTACGCGCTCGACGCCTACCGGGTCCGCTACGCCGAGCTGGGCGCGGTCGACGTGCCGGTGCGCCTGCTCGGCGGCGATCGCTCGGCCGCGTACTTCCGGCCGACGCTCACGGCGCTGGCCGCGGCCCTGCCGCGGGCCTCCCTCGCGATCATCGCCGGCGCTGGTCACATGCTCCACGCCGAGGCGCCGCGGGCGTTCGCCGAGCACGTCGACGCGCTCGCGGCCGCGACCGGGTGATCAGCGCGCGGCGGCGTCGGCGGGTCGCCGCCGCCAGCCCGACCGCGAGCAGCGCCAGCGCCGCGGGATCGCCGCCGCCGACCGAGCACGCGACGTTGGTCTGGGTCGCGGTCAGCGTGCGGCGCACCTCGAGCACGCCGTCGCCGGTGCTGGTCTCGCTGCCGTCGCTCGCGACCACGCCGACCGCGAAGAACAGATCCTCGTCGGACGGGGGCGTGAACACGACCGTCAGCGCGTGGGCGCCGCAGTTGCGCACGCCGATGACCCGGCGGGTGCCGAGATCGACCTGGTAGGCCGCGCTCGGCCCGGTCGGGTTGCCGTCGCAGCGCATCTCGGGCGTCTGGTCGACGATGTTCAGGAGCTCGACGGCCGGGTGCGCGCCGTCGGCGTCGATCAGCTCGAGCGTCAGCGCGTACGGGCGGCCGTCGTCGGGCCAGGTCAGCGTCGCCTCGTAGCGCTTGCCGGCGTCGATGCGGTCGGGCAGGCCAGCGATCTTGACCTCGGGCGTGTCGCCGCCGCCGTGGCAGACGCTGCACGACAGCCCGTCGGGCGGCGCGCCGGTGAAGTAGCGACCGCCGCCGCCGCCGTCGATGGCCGGCTCGGCGTAGCGCTCGGGCTCGGAGAAGCCGAGCGCCGCCGTCGGCGCCACCGCCAGCCCCAGCGCGATCAGCGCGGCGCGGCTCATGGCTGCCCCGCCAGGGCCCACTGCGCCAGCACGATGAAGCGCGGGTCGTCCTTCGACGGGAAGATCGCGTTGCCCCACGGGTCGGTGCCGCGGTGACGGACGCCGCCGTCGGCCTCGGCCAGCGGCTTGCGCAAGAGCGGCGCGCGCTTGATCCCCGCGGGGCTCATCAGCATCGAACGGGTCCGGGTGTAGGTGACGGCCAGCTCCTCGGCGGTGACCGGCGCGTCGAGGTCGGTGTCCTCGCGCAGCCGGGCGCGACCGGGGCCGAACACGACGAGGAACCGGTCGGGGTTGCCGTGGCAGGCGGTGAACGCGCAGTCGCGCAGCAGGATCGGGTAGACCGCGTCCTTGAACACCACCGGGTCGGCGTCGGGCACGACGACCTCATCGTCGGGGACGCTGCACCCGAGCGCGGCGGTGGCCAGCGCGAGCAGCGCCAGCGCGGGCCAGGTGGAGATCGAGATCGAGCGCGGCGCCATCGCGGGGCGGATGATGCGCTCGTCGGCGCGCGCGCGCATCGACTTCGTGTGCACGGGCGCGGCGATCGTGTAGGCTCCGCGCGTGCTTGCGCCTCGCCATGCTCGTGATCGTGCTCACAACCGGGTGCCTGCGGGTCAAGCCGCACGAGCGCCAGACGCTCGCCCGGCCCGACATGGTGATCGGCAGCGACGCCGAGCTGCGCACCGGCGAGTCGCACGCGCGCTCGTACCGCGAGGGCTCGAGCGGCGGCGGCGAGGCCAAGGCCGGCGGCTGCGGCTGCAACTGAGCTTCAGAGGGCCTGTCGCCAGGCCCTCCCCCGTCGGGGGCAAGCCCCGACAGGGCCCCTATTCTGCCGACGGCAGTGATCTCGTCGCGTTAGCTGATCGCGGCCTGGCCGTGCGGCCACTTTCGGCCACTCGACGCTGGAACCGCGCTCGATCGGCCGCTCGTTCGCGCGCTCGACTGGTCGCTCGACTCGGCCGCTAGTTCGGCGGCGGAGCCGCGTCGCCGGCCTGCACGGCGCGCGGCGGGCGCCGAGTCGACGGCACGGGCGGGGGCTGGTCGAGGAGCATGACGGCGTCGCGGCGGGTCTCGGGCTGGAGGTGAGCGTAGCGGAGGGTCAGCTCCATCTTCGAGTGGCCGAGGAGGTCCATGATCGCCTTGGGGCTCACGCCGCGCATCA containing:
- a CDS encoding serine/threonine protein kinase; this translates as MSAGDPPPSDPEAFAPTIAPVTSQRPPVPSVDGGPPTARRSLGVESYQDTIAGGGDPRADATIAMDDLPITDPGQYVSEREVARGGMGRIIAAHDRILGRPVALKELLHADPEHAARFRREALITARLQHPAIVPVYQAGRWPSGEPFYAMKLVSGRPLDRAIAEARTLEQRLALLATITAAVDAIAYAHSKRMVHRDLKPANVLVGDFGEIVVIDWGLAKDLDDDSTDSLPGTRTERDQPRPRSPTTSDEPALTVAGAVMGTPAYMPPEQARGEVVDERADVFSLGAMLYHLLAGAPPYAAKTATDVIAAAIEGKVEPLATRAPDAPADLIAIIARAMAHEPGDRYPTAQALAEELRRFQTGKLVAAHRYSLRERVARFVRRHRAAVAIAAVAFVAFVALGTLALRRIVVERDRAEAQRQLADQRRAAAEGVVDYLISDMRNRLGAIGRKDLLAGIGAQVRDYYQQLARSPTGITDDDRERLAIALYTLGQAEEERGDLDSAAVTLSEGRTQLEGLLARAPRTRARSIGDASWARCWSRSAGCCTRAASSSARSRPTAARSVTTRTSCSAAPTIAPRSWAAPSPAI
- a CDS encoding alpha/beta hydrolase; protein product: MSPPLHVVRAGTAGPALVLVHGSATDAATWTIQLASSLTSRYRVIAYDRRGAGRSANRPGVAWHSIDDHAADLAELIAAAGPPALVAGSSCGAAVALELCRRSPALVRGAILIEPPLAPDDATPSVPPGFLVALDDLAATGGPEAAAERFLITVLGEAAWARLPRLFRARTRREWPQIRGDCYALDAYRVRYAELGAVDVPVRLLGGDRSAAYFRPTLTALAAALPRASLAIIAGAGHMLHAEAPRAFAEHVDALAAATG
- a CDS encoding MYXO-CTERM sorting domain-containing protein, whose protein sequence is MSRAALIALGLAVAPTAALGFSEPERYAEPAIDGGGGGRYFTGAPPDGLSCSVCHGGGDTPEVKIAGLPDRIDAGKRYEATLTWPDDGRPYALTLELIDADGAHPAVELLNIVDQTPEMRCDGNPTGPSAAYQVDLGTRRVIGVRNCGAHALTVVFTPPSDEDLFFAVGVVASDGSETSTGDGVLEVRRTLTATQTNVACSVGGGDPAALALLAVGLAAATRRRRRALITRSRPRARRRARRTPAAPRRGACDQRRR
- a CDS encoding DUF4266 domain-containing protein, with the protein product MLTTGCLRVKPHERQTLARPDMVIGSDAELRTGESHARSYREGSSGGGEAKAGGCGCN